Within Malus domestica chromosome 04, GDT2T_hap1, the genomic segment aggtgaatatgttggtagtgttcaaacatcggaccagtggactgcaatgaggaatgatatggctcaggaaatgtataatgagtggagagcaattaggaaccagcaaccgaactagctatatgttttaatgataacattttattttagtattcctttttatcatgcatttgttagatattagcacaatgattggatggtatgcaaattaattggatattatgcaagttgattggatattatgcaaattgattatttgtatggtattttccttcattaaaatattttttgtttaggtatggataacgataatattttgaatgctactcaagagccaaaaggaagaaggcgtaaatgggaagcatttgaggaagaagtattactaggagttcttgaggattttgttgctcggaagcaacggtgtgacaccggtgctttcaaacaaggtactttggttgaaatagcaaaagctgtcaatgttttatgtcctcattcaaatataaaggcaaatccacatattgagtccaagttgaagaaatggaaaaaaacatatagtatggtcgttgacatgataaacacaagtggatttgcatggaatgatgtcaaaaagtgcgttgaagttgacagtgatgacgcatggcaaacttatgtgcaggttcatatcctattttatttatgcattagttatattcttgctgctatatttgttacgcatgctaaattttagttttgctatgttgatataatcttagagaaataaagaagccgatggatggagaagcaaaccttttccactgtttgatagatttgcatatatatttggaaaagatcgggctacgggtaatgtagccgaaacccctgctcaaatggtggaggaacaaagtcatgatcatgttggtgaaagtgatattggaggtgaaaattttgtttcttcaatgaaccaacaaagccaacaaagcaccccatctgaaaatagccaaagaaagaggaaaagagctgtgggaagttcaagtgatggaaccgaggcacttatcagtggactgaaagatttttatgttgaaagtgggaagaggatgcaaatggtaactgaagctttagttcaaggtactgcagatcatactgacatagctaatgaacttgaagcaatgggtctctctcctatggatcaaattgatgcattgtctcttattttggataaaccaaaaaatgtgggagtgttcagggcaatcaaaccggaactcaagaaagtgttcgtccaaaggcttttaagcgacaacgcaagcggatgaggattttggctaatgttaacatggatgtattttattaacgttaacatggatgtattttattaatcatacaatcttatgttatgacttataacttagctttgcactagtattttggcttatgttaactagccattttgtacattatggagatctattttggctaatgttaactaatgttaactaggattttctaaattatggagatcttatgtacttgtatttgttgaagttgcatgtattggccactattatttttcttctgttgggtgatagagtttaaatcaagctacatttgcaaattaaacccaattctattagcaggtaatagaaacaaaacaattgtcaattttttttaagattcataatatacatggcaaaaatatgctccaattaacccatatcatgagatttgtagcattactctattacacaatggcaacAATTTGTAGTtctagtctaagcaaacacaaatctggtgaa encodes:
- the LOC139195247 gene encoding uncharacterized protein yields the protein MVVDMINTSGFAWNDVKKCVEVDSDDAWQTYVQRNKEADGWRSKPFPLFDRFAYIFGKDRATGNVAETPAQMVEEQSHDHVGESDIGGENFVSSMNQQSQQSTPSENSQRKRKRAVGSSSDGTEALISGLKDFYVESGKRMQMVTEALVQGTADHTDIANELEAMGLSPMDQIDALSLILDKPKNVGVFRAIKPELKKVFVQRLLSDNASG